GCGATAAGGAAACTAGTCTCCACTGGTCAGAAGCGCCCTGAACCCGAACGGCGCCCGCGACCGTATCTCGGAGCCCGCGGCACCCCGTGCCGCCCCGGCGCCCCGGCGGCCGCCAGGCACCGCCGCTGAATGGAGTGACAGCTCATGTCCGCACCAGCGCCGTCCCCGCTGGCCATCGTCGAAGTCGACCCCGCCCACACCCCCGAACGGCAGGACGAGGTCCTCACCGACGCCGCGCTCGCCTTCGTCGCCGAGCTGCACCGCCGGTTCACCCCGCGCCGCGACGAACTGCTCGCGCGCCGTGCCGAGCGCCGCGCCGAGATCGCGCGGACCAGCACGCTGGACTTCCTCCCGGAGACCGCGGCCGTCCGCGCCGACGACAGCTGGAAGGTCGCCGAGGCCCCCGAGGCGCTCAACGACCGCCGGGTGGAGATCACCGGTCCCACCGACCGCAAGATGACGATCAACGCCCTCAACTCGGGCGCCAGGGTCTGGCTCGCCGACTTCGAGGACGCCTCCGCCCCCACCTGGGAGAACGTCGTCACCGGACAGCTCAACCTGATCGACGCCTACGAGCGCCGGATCGACTTCACCGACCCGGCCTCCGGCAAGTCGTACGCCCTCAAGCCCGCCGAGGAACTGGCGACCGTCGTGATGCGGCCGCGCGGCTGGCACCTGGAGGAGCGCCACCTGCAGTTCGAGGGCCGCCCGGTCCCCGGCGCGCTGGTCGACTTCGGCCTCTACTTCTTCCACAACGCCAAGCGGCTGCTCTCCCTCGGCAAGGGCCCGTACTTCTACCTCCCGAAGACCGAGTCGCACCTGGAGGCCCGCCTCTGGAACGACATCTTCGTCTTCGCCCAGGACTACGTGGGCATCCCCCAGGGCACCGTCCGCGCCACGGTCCTCATCGAGACCATCACGGCCGCGTACGAGATGGAGGAGATCCTCTACGAGCTCCGCGACCACGCCTCCGGCCTCAACGCCGGCCGCTGGGACTACCTCTTCTCCATCGTCAAGAACTTCCGCGACGGCGGCGCCAAGTTCGTCCTGCCGGACCGCAACGCGGTCACCATGACGGCCCCGTTCATGCGCGCCTACACCGAACTCCTCGTGCGCACCTGCCACAAGCGCGGCGCGCACGCCATCGGCGGGATGGCGGCCTTCATCCCCAACCGCCGCGACCCGGAGGCCAACGAGAAGGCCCTGGCCAAGGTCAAGAACGACAAGGACCGCGAGGCCGGCGACGGCTTCGACGGCTCCTGGGTCGCCCACCCCGACCTGGTCCCGGTCGCCCGTGCCTCCTTCGACGCGGTCCTCGGCGACAAGCCGAACCAGAAGGACCGGCTGCGCGAGGACGTCTCCGTCTCCGCCGCCGACCTCATCGCCATCGACTCCCTCGACGCCAAGCCCACCTACCAGGGCCTGATCGACGCCGTCCAGGTCGGCACCCGCTACATCGAAGCCTGGCTCCGCGGCCTCGGCGCGGTCGCCATCTTCGGCCTCATGGAGGACGCGGCCACCGCGGAGATCTCCCGCTCCCAGATCTGGCAGTGGGTCGACGCCGGCGTCGTCTTCGAGAACGGCGAAAAGGCCACGGCAGACCTGGTCCGCACGATCGCCGCCGACGAACTGGCCGCCCTCCGCACCGAACTCGGCGAGGAAGCCTTCACCTCCGGCAAGTGGCAGCAGGCCCACGACCTCCTCCTGAAGGTCTCCCTGGACCCCGACTACGCGGAATTCCTGACCCTCCCGGCTTACGAACTGCTGGGCTGAGCACGGTCGCACCGCACGCAGGGCCGGTACCTCCTCCCCTTCGGGGTGGCGGTACCGGCCCTGCGCCGTACGGCGGCAGCCGGCCCGTTACGGGGTGGGTGCGGGGTGGTGGGTGGCGGCGTATTCGGTGAGGAAGGCGGCCTCGGCGAGGAGGTGGCCGCGGAGTTCGGAGCGCAGCACGCGTTCGTCGGGGCCGTGCAGGTTGCAGAGGTTGTCCTCGGCCCCGAAGAGCAGGATCTCGGCGTTCGGGGCGGCCTCGGCGAGGCCGTTGACGAGGGGGATGGAACCGCCGCTGGCGCAGTGGACGGGGTCGGTGCCCCAGGCGCGACGCAGTGCGGTGCGGGCGGCGCGGTAGGCCGGGCCGTCGGTGGCGGCCTGGTAGCCGGGGCCGGCGTCGCCCGGGATGACGGTGAGCGGGATGCCGAACGGGCGCAGGCGCTGGAGGTGGCGGACGAGGGCGGCCTGGGCCTCCTGGGGGGCCTGCCGGGGGTGCACGCGGAGGTTGAGCTTGGCGCGGGCGTACGGGACGACGGCGGACGCGGCGCGGTCGACGGACGGCGCGTCCAGGCCGACGACGGTGAGGGCGGGGCCGCTCCAGAGGCGTTCGCCGAGGCCGCCGGAGCCGGGGAGCGGGGTGCCGGGGATGACGCCGGCGAGTTCGCGGAACTCCTCCTCGGTGAGGGCGGTGCCGTGCCAGGGCTCCCGGCGCAGCCCTTCGACGGCGACGTCGCCGTGGACGTCGTGGAGGGTGCCGAGCGCCTTGAGGAGGGTGAGCAGGGCCGTCGGGGGCGGCGCCGCCGTACTCGCCGCTGTGGACCGCGGAGTTGAGGGTGCGGACCTCGACGTGGACGACGGCGGAGCCGCGCAGCGCGGTGGTGAGGGTGGGGATGCCGGGCCGGATGTTGCCGGTGTCCGCGATGATCATCGCGTCGCAGGCGAAGAGGTCGGGTTCGCGGGGCGGATACGTCTCGAAGGCGCTGCCGTACTCCTCCTGGCCCTCGAAGACGATCTTGATGCCGACGGGCGGACGCCCTTTGTAGGCCCGCAGCACGCCGATGTGGGCCATGAGGTTGGCCTTGTCGTCGGCGATGCCGCGGGCGCGGATCGCGGGGCCGCCGTCCGGTTCCCTGAAGTCGGTGGGTTCGAAGGGCTCGGAGGTCCACAGCCGCTCGTCGCCGGGCGGCTGGACGTCGTAGTGGCCGTAGAGCAGGACGGTGGGAGCGCCGGGGGTGGGTGGCGGGATGCTCCCGGTGATGACGGGGGCGGTGGCGGGGAGGTTGAGCTCTCCGACGGTGGCCACGCCGGCGTCCCTGAGCAGGGCGACGAGCAGGTCGCGGGCCTGGAGGACCGGTTCGGGCGAGAAGCCGGGGAAGGCGATGGAGGGGATGGCCGCGAGCCGCTTGAGGTCCGCGCACACCCCGTCCATCAGGGCGTCCACGGTGGACTCCAGGGTGGCGGCGGGCGCGCCGACGCCCGGGACGTGCGGGTCGTTGGCTTCCTGGTTCACCGCGGAACCCCTCTCCTCGGCGCCGCCGGTGCGCGCACCTCGACATCGTCGTCCGACCTGACGTTGAGTCAGGCGTGGGGCAGCATATCGGGATGGAAGGGATGTATGGGGTGGTCGCGCCGGGGGACGGGGTGTGGGGGCGGCCCGCGGGGCGGCGCGTCGAGGGCGTGCGGTGCCGGTGAATTGCCTGGTCACGGCGGGGCGGGACTACGTTTATAGTGAACGCGCACTATGGACGTAGTAGGTCCGGCAGGACGAGAGGGGCGTACGGGGTGGCACGTCGGCGGGAGCAGGTTCTGGACGCGGCGCTGGAGGTCCTCGGAAGCGAGGGGGCGCGGCGGCTCACCTATCAGGCCGTGGACACCGCGGCCGGAGTCCCGTCCGGTACGACCTCCAACTACTTCCGCAACCGGGCGGCGCTGGTCGACGGCCTCGTCGACCACCTGCTGACCCTGGAGCACCACGACTGGGAGCGCGTCACCGCGGGGGCCGCGCCGACCGACGTCGGCGAACTCGCCGATGAGGTCACCCGCTTCCTCCGGTACGCGACCGGCCCCGCGCGGGCCAGGACCGCCGCCCGCTTCACCCTCCGCCTGGAGTCCACGGCCCGGCCCGAACTGCGCGCGGCGCTCGCCCGCGGCCGGGAGGCCGCCACCGACCGGGGCACCGAGTGGCTGCGACACCTCGGTTCGGCCACGCCGCGCCGGCACTGCGAGATCCTCCTCGACCACCTGGACGGGGCCGCGTTCCGCCAACTCACCTTCCCGGCGGATGACTTCGACCCGCGGCCGGGGATCCACGGGCTGCTCAACGGGCTGCTGGGCTGAGCAACTGCCGCCCTGTCGGGTGGTGTTGAGCGCGGGGGGCGGGGCCGTCGCGTCGCCCGCCCGGCGGTTGTGACGTCCCGCGCCGGCTCGTTCCGACGGCTATGCGCCACCCCTCAAGTCTGGTAGGAAAGCTTCCTAACGATTGGGGAACCCCCCACGGCTCGCTCCGAACTGGAGGACTGACTCCATGCGCACCCGATCGATAGGCAGCACCCTGCCCAGGACAGCCACCCGCGTCGCCCTCGGCCTCGCCCTGCTCGCCGTACCCGCGACCGCCGTCGCCACCACTGCCGGACCGGCCGGCCACCCGGCCCCGGCCACCGCGCACGCCGCTCCGCACGCCGTACGGGCCGCGACCGGCCTCGACGACCCGGCGAAGAAGGAGATCGCGATGCAGCTGGTCTCCAGCGCCGAGAACTCCTCGCTGAACTGGAAGGCCCAGTACAAGTACATCGAGGACATCGGTGACGGCCGCGGCTACACGGGCGGGATCATCGGCTTCTGCTCCGGCACCCACGACATGCTCGAACTCGTCGAGCTCTACACGCAGCGCAAGCCCGGCAACGTCCTGGCCAAGTACCTCCCGGCGCTGCGCAAGGTCGACGGCAGCGACTCGCACGAGGGCCTGGACCCCAACTACACCAAGGACTGGAAGAAGGCCGCCCAGGACCCCGCGTTCCAGCAGGCCCAGAACGACGAGCGGGACCGGGTGTACTTCAACCCCGCGGTCAAGCAGGGCAAGGCCGACGGCATCGGTGTGCTGGGCCAGTTCGCGTACTACGACGCGATCGTGATGCACGGTGACGGCAACGATCCGACCAGCTTCTCCGGCATCCGCAAGCGGGCGCTGGCCAAGGCCAAGCCGCCGGCCCAGGGCGGCGACGAGAAGACCTGGCTCAACGCCTTCCTCGACGCCCGGGTCTGGGCGATGAAGCAGGAGGAGGCGCACAGCGACACCAGCCGGGTCGACACCGCACAGCGGGTGTTCCTCCAGAAGGGCAACCTCGATCTGCACACCCCGCTGGACTGGAAGGTGTACGGGGACAGCTACCACATCGGCTGATCCGCCCGTCGCGGCCCGCCGCGCAGCGCAACGGCCCGTAGGAGGAGCGTGGTTGACGCTCTCCTACGGGCCGGCGCGCTGTCCGGGGTCAGTGCGCGGGGGCCGACGCGGTCTCGTCGGTGTCGTCCACCGCGCCGCGGTCGGGCTGGAGCGGAATCTGCGGGTCGCCGCCGGGCGCGAGGGCCTCCGCCCCCTCCTGCGTCCTGCTGCCGAAGTGGTTGAAGGCGAGGTTGAGGACGATGGCGACCAGACAGCCGGTGCTGATGCCGGAGTCCAGGACGACCAACAGGTCCTTGGGGAGGTTGTGGTAGAAGTCCGGCGCGGCGATCGGGATCAGTCCGATGCCGACGGCGGCCGCGACGATCAGCGCGTTGTCGCCCTTCTCCATCGCGGCGGAGGCCAGCGTCTGGATGCCGCTGGCGGCCACCGACCCGAAGAGCACGATGCCCGCGCCGCCCAGGACCGGCAGCGGGACCAGCGAGATGACCGAGGCGGCCACCGGACACAGCCCCAGCACGACCAGGATCACACCGCTGGTCGCCACGACGAAGCGGCTGCGCACCTTGGTCATCGCGACCAGGCCGATGTTCTGCGCGAAGGCGCTGTTGGCGAAGCCGTTGAAGAGCGGGCTGACGGCGGTGCCGAGGGTGTCGGCGCGCAGTCCGCCCTCGATGGTGCGCTCGTCGGCCGGGCGGCCGACGATCTTCCCGAGGGCGAGCATGTCGGCCGTCGACTCGGTCATGCAGACCAGCATCACGATGCACATCGAGACGATCGCGGCGACGTCGAACTGCGGGGCGCCGAAGTGGAAGGGCGTCGGGAAGCCGAGGATGTCGGCCTTGGTGAGGGCGGAGAAGTCGGTGATGCCGACGGGTATCGCGATCAGGGTGCCGGCTACCAGGCCGAGCAGGATCGCGATCTGCTGGAGGAAGCCGCGCAGCACCCGGCGCAGCACCAGCACGATCAGGAAGGTCAGGGCCGCCATGCCGATGTTGGTCAGGGAACCGTAGGCGGGGTCCCGGGAGTTGCCTCCTTGGGACCAGTTGAACGCGACGGGGAGCAGCGAGACACCGATCAGGGTGATGACGGTGCCGGTGACCACCGGCGGGAAGAAGCGTACGAGCTTGGAGAAGTAGGGGGCGAGCAGGAAACCGAGCACACCGGCGACGATCACCGCGCCGAAGATGATCGGCAGGGCGTTGTGGGGGCTCTGCGCCTTGCCGATGGCGACCATGGGGGTGACACCGGCGAACGAGACGCCGTTGACGAACGGGAGCTTGGCGCCGACCTTCCAGAAGCCGAGGGTCTGGAGGAGGGTGGCGATACCGGCGGTGAAGAGGCTGGCGCCCATCAGGAAGGCGGTCTCGGTGGCGCTCAGCCCGCAGGCCGGCCCCACGATCATCGGTGGGGCCACCACGCCCGCGTACATCGCGGCCACGTGCTGGAGGCCGCTGGTGAACATCTTGAAGGGCGGGAGGGTCTCGTCGACCGGGTGCTTCCGGTCCGCCTCCGACTTCTGCCCGGTAATTGCGGCCACTGCGGGCCTCCTGTCGATTTCTGCAGCGCCGGGGCCGGCGGTGCGAGGCTGTCACGGAGGGGTGCCATGTGGTGCGTGGTGCGAGAAGTCGCCTGGTGAGCGTGTGGTGCGGGCGGCGCTTGTGGCGCGTCAACGGCGGTGCGGAGGTCGACCGGCCCGGGGCGCGAGGGATCCCGCGCCCCGGGGTCCGGCTTCTTGTGGATCCCGCTCGGATCCACAAGATCGGCCGGGAGCCGTCCCTCCCGGCCGAGTCTGGGGTGGCGTCGGTCGTGGACCGCGCCGAAGGGGTCAGCCCTCGGCGGCGATACGGGCCAGACGCTGTGCCTCGGCCCGCGCGGTGCGGGCGATGGCGTCCTCGTCGACGTTCGTGAGGTGGTTGTCCTCGACGACCGGCTTGCCGCCCACGAGGGAGAGGGTGATCGGTGCGGCCGCGCCGAAGACCAGCGCGGTGACCGGGTCGGCGATGGAGGAGTGGCCGAGGCCGTCCAGCTTCCACAGCACCAGGTCGGCGAGCTTGCCGGCCTCCAGCGAGCCGATCTCGGCGGTCCGGCCGAGGACCTGCGCGCCGCCGTAGGTGCCGAGCCGCAGCGCCTTGCGGGCGTTGAGGGCGGCCTCCTTGTGGGGACCGAGGCGGTTGATCAGCAGGGCGTTGCGCAGCTCGGTGTGGAGTTCGCCGGACTCGTTCGAGGCGGTGCCGTCGACGCCGAGGCCGACCGGGACGCCGGCCGCGAGCATGTCGGGGACGCGGGCGATGCCGGCCGCCAGCCGCGCGTTCGAGGAGGGGCAGTGCGCCACGCCGGTGCCCGTGCGGGCGAAGGCGGCGATGTCGGAGTCGTTCATGTGGACGCAGTGCGCCATCCACACGTCGTCACCGAGCCAGCCGGTCGACTCGAAGTAGTCGGTCGGGCCCATGCCGAACAGCTCGTGGCAGAACTTCTCCTCCTCCACGGTCTCCGAGCCGTGGGTGTGCATCCGTACGCCCTTGCGGCGGGCCAGTACGGCGCCTTCCCGCAGGAGCTCGGTGGAGACGGAGAACGGCGAGCAGGGCGCCACGGAGATGTGCACCATCGAGCCGAAGGAGGCGTCGTGGTGCTTGTCGACGGCTTCCTCGGTGGCCAGCAGGGCGCCCTCGGTGGTCTCCACGGCGAAGTCCGGGGGCAGCCCGCCGTCCTTCTCGCTGCGGTCCATCGAGCCGCGGGCCAGGGTGATCCGGGCACCGATCTCGGCGGCCGCGGCCAGCTCGGCGGCGACCAGGTCGCCGGAGCCCTGCGGGAAGACGTAGTGGTGGTCGGAGGCGGTGGTGACGCCGCCCTTGACCATCATGCCCAGCGAGCCCTGGGTGGCCGCGGCGAGCATCGGGGCGTCGATGCGGGCCCAGGTCGGGTAGAGCGCGACCAGCCAGTTGAACAGGTTGTGGTCGGTGGCCAGGCCCCGGGTGATCCACTGGTAGAAGTGGTGATGGGTGTTCACCAGGCCGGGGGTGACCAGGTGTCCGGTGCCGTCGACCCGGCGGACGACGTTCTCCAGCCCCTCGGGTGCCTTGCCCGCGCCGATGGACTCGATGATGTTGCCGGCGACGACGACATGGCCGGTGGCGTACTCGGTGTCGTCGGCGTCGACGGTCGCGATCGCACAGTTCTCGATGACGATGCGCTGGGCTGCCGATGGTGCCATCGTGCTTCCTCTTTCCGGTGATGGTGTGGGCACGGCAGGACCCTAGGAGGATTTGAGTGCCGGAACCGTGGAACGACTCCGGGTGCCGAGATGGTGGAAGAAGAGATTGAGCAGGACCGCGACCAGGGCTCCGGCACTGATTCCGGAGCCGAGCACGGTCTGTGCCCAGGCGGGGAAGTCCGCGTAGAAGGTCGGCGCGGCGAGCGGGATGATGCCTGCGCCGAGCGACACGGCCACCAGGATGATGTTGGAGCTGTCGTCGAGACCGGCCTCGGAGAGCGTACGGATACCGCTGACCGCGATCGACCCGAACAGGACGATACCCGCGCCGCCGAGCACCGGCATCGGCACCAGGGAGACCACGGCGCCCAGGACGGGGAAGGCACCGAGGACCAGGAGGGTGGCGCCGGCGAGCGCGACGACGTAGCGGCTGCGCACGCGGGTCAGCGAGACCACCCCGACGTTCTGCGCGAAGGCGCTGGTCGGGAAGCCGCCGAAGACCGGGCCGAGCAGGGTGGCGATGCCGTCGGTGCGCAGTCCGCGGGTGAGGGTGGTGCCGGTGGTCGGGCGGTCGCAGATCTCGCCGAGGGCGAGCATCCCGGCCGCCGACTCCGTCATCAGCACCAGCATCACGATGCACAGCGAGAGGATCGCGGCGGGCTGGAACTCCGGCGGGCCGAAGGCGAACGGGGTGGGCAGCGCGGCGACCGGGGCCGAGCGCAGCCCGTCGAAGCTCGCCATCCCGAACGGGATCGCCGCGAGCGTGCCGACGACCAGGCCGATCAGCAGCGCGATCTGCTTGACGAAGCCCTGGGTGAAGCGCTGGATGAGCAGGATCACCACGAGAGTGAAGGCGGCGAGGGCCAGGTTGCTCATGTCGCCGAAGTCGGCGGCGCGCCTGTCGCCGCCCTGTGCCCAGCCGACCGGTACGGGCATCAGCGTGACCCCGATGAGGGTGATCACGACGCCGGTGACCAGGGGCGGGAAGAAGCGCAGCAGTCTGCCGAAGAACGGTCCGACGGCGAGGCAGAAGACCCCGGCGACCATCACCGCCCCGTAGATGGCGGGGAGTTGGTGGCCTTTGGCGGTGGTCTCGGCGATGGCGAGCATCGGTGTGATGCCGGCGGAGCTGGCCGCGTTGACGAACGGCAGGCGGTTGCCGGCGAACGTACGGACGCCGAGCGTCTGCAGGAGCGTGGCGAGCCCGGCGATGAGCAGGCCGGCGGCGATCAGCCGGGTCCGGCCCGCGGCGTCCAGGCCGACGGCCTGGCCGATGATGAGCGGAGGGGTGACGACACCCGCGTACATGGCGGCGATGTGCTGCAGCGCGGCTGGGACGAGCCGCTTGGCCGCCGGCTTCTCGTCCACCGGGTGGACCGCGGGCGGGGGGTGGTGCGGGACTTGCGATGGCTGTGCCATGGGTCGTTCCCCTCAGGATCCGCGTCCCCTCCCCGCTGCGGGGTGGGGAGGGGACGCGAGGCACGGCGTTGCGTCGGAGCCGCTCAGAGGTTCGTCAGATCCACCGGGATCGCGGGCTCGACACCGTCGCGCAGAACAGTGGCTTCGATCAGGCCGTACGGGCGGTCCGCCGCGTAGTAGACCTCGTTGTCGTTCTTGAGCCCGAACGGCTCCAGGTCCACCAGGAAATGGTGCTTGTTCGGGAGCGAGAACCGCACCTCGTCGATCTCGGAGCGGTTGTTGATGATGCGCGAACCCATCTGGTACAGGGTCTGCTGGAGGGAGAGGCTGTAGGTCTCGGCGAAGGCGTGCAGCATGTGCTTCTTCACCTGCTCGTACGAACGCTCCCAGTTGGGCATCCGCTGGTCGTCGTCGGTCCAGTTGAACCGCCAGCGGCCCGATACCTCGGTGGCCAGGATGCGGTCGTAAGCCTCCTTCAGCGTCGTGTACTTGTCCTTGATGTATCCCCAGAACTCCGAGTTGGTGGAGTTCATCACCACGAGGTCCTTCAGACCGGAGATGACCTGCCACCGCTCACCGTCGTAGGTGATCTCGGTCAGGCGGGTCTCCTGGCCCTTGCGGACGAAGGAGTGCTTGACCTCGTCGGAGCCGATGAAGCGGGAGTTGGCGTCGGAGGTCTCGATCCGCTCCCAGGCGTACTCCTCGATGCGGATCCGGGCCCGGTGGATCGGCTCCTGGCTGGTCACGAAGTGCCGGGCCAGATGGATGCCGAACTGCTCGGCCGACTCGATCCCGTACTCCTTGGCGAAGGCGTACACGGTGTTCTTGGTCGTGTCGGTGGGCAGGCAGTGGGCGTTGGAACCGGAGAGGTGGACCTCCTCCAGGTCGCCGGAGAGCGCGACGGAGACGTTGAGGTCCTTGATGTGGTGGGTGTCGCCGTCGCGGGTGATCTTGACGACGCGGTTTTCCGCTTTGCCGTACTGGTTCTGGCCGAGAATCGTGGGCATGTCGGTGCTAGCTCCCTCGGTATACGGAGTAGCCGAACGGGTTGAGCAGCAGCGGTACGTGATAGTGCTCGCCCGGCTTGACGGCAAAGGTGATTGCCACCTCCGGGAAGAAAGCTCCGCTGTCCCTTACGCGGGGGGCGTCCTGCTGTTCCTCGGCTTGCTTGTCGGAACTGTGCTGATGGGAAACGAAGTACGCCTCGGTCTCGAAGTCGAGGCGCACGTGGGTGGTGCCTTCCGGCAGTGCCGGCAGGTCCTTGCAGCGCCCGTCCGCGTCGGTCTTGGACGCGCCGTGGGCGGTCCAGGTGCCGTCGCTGCCGGAGCGCACCGAGAGCGTGAGGGCGACACCCTCCGCGGGGCGGCCCACGCTGGTGTCCAGGATGTGCGTGGACACCGACGTCCGTGCAGCCGTCTCGCTGCTCATGCTGCGTCTCCTTCTGCGTGTTCCGCGATACGGGTCAGGCGAATGCGGTTGATCTTGCCGAGCTCCACACGAACGATCTCTCGTTCCTGTTCCGGCGTGTTGTCGATCCGGTTACGGACCGCATCGCGCATCTGCTCCCCGGTACGGCCGGAGGCGCAGATCAGGAAGACGTGCCCGAACTTCTCCTGGTAGGCCAGGTTGAGTTCGAGCATCTCCGTCCTGAGCTCGTCGGAGGCGCCGGCCATCCCGCTCTGCTCGCGGGACGAGGTCGGGTCTCCGGGCTTCGGCCGGCCGATGGGCGGGTGCCCGGCCATCGCCTCGGCCAGATCCTCCGCGGTCAGCTCGGCCGTGGCGGCGTCGCTGGCGGTGAACAGGGCGTCGGTGGTGGCGTAGGGGCGCCGGGCGAGGACCTTGCTCCCCCAGGCCCGGCTGGCACACACCTCGTGCAGGACGGCCCGTGCCGTACTGTCATCGGCGGTGTTGAACCGGGCGAGCCCCGACGGGGGCTCGGGGGTGACCCCCGTCGAACGCTGGGTGGTCGAAGACACGGGAAGCCTCCGTGGCCTGGTGCTGGACAGCTCTGCTTGGCTGGAAACAGCTAAGACCCCCGGCAACATCACGTCAACACTTTGTTGAAAACTCGGCGACACAAAAGCCGCCGTCCGGGGTTGCGGGACGGCGGCTTCGGCGGCCGGAGCGGGAATCTCGGACCGTTCGCCTCAGTCGGCGTCCTTCGCGGCATTCTCCCTGTTCAAGTAGTTGTAGACGGTGAAACGGCTGACGCCCAGGGCGCCGGCCACGGTCTCGACACCGTGCCGCACCGAGAAGGCGCCCCGCGTCTCCAGGATGCGCACCACCGACTGTTTGGTCTTGCGGTCCAGCTCCGCCAGCGGCATGCCGTGCCGGCGCTGGAGCTCGGCCAGGATGTGGTCGAGCGAATCCGACAGGTGCGGGAGCCGTACGGCCACCCGGTCCTGCCCCTCCCACGCGAGGACGACGTCGTCACCCTGGGCCAGGTCGGGGGCGATCATCTGTCCGCCCATCGCGTCCACCAGCGGCTTGACCGCCTGGACGAACGGGTGGTCGGCGGGCTCGGTCACGTCGCGTCCCCCTCGCCCCGCCCGGCTTCCCCGATCACGTTGACCTGCAGGGAGACCCGGGTGGCACCCGCCCGCAGGGATTCGCGCAGCAGCGCGGAGACCGCTCCGAGCACCTGCTCGGCATCCCCCTCGGCCGTGTTGCCGAACGGGCCGACGTCGACGGCGTCCAGCTCGGCACCGGTGACGACGTCCCGGGCCACCACCGCATGCTCCGGTGCCTCGTCCAGATCGAACGGTTCCGTCGTGAACTCAACTCTCAATCGCACGTCGCTCAACCTACGCGCGGTTCGGCCCGCCCACCAGAAATTGCCTCTAGGCCCTCTTGACAGCCTCCGAGCCCGCCGGGCAGTGTTCCGTTAAGCAGAAAAACAGTTCCACTATCCGGAAGGAGTGCCGCTCTTATGGGTTTCCCGGACACGCGCTTCAACGTCAATCTGTCGATCCTGTTCACCGAGCTTGCGTTGCTGGAGCGGCCGGCGGCCGCGCGGGCGGCGGGGTTCACGGCGGTGGAGTTGTGGTGGCCGTGGGTGGATGCCCCGGTGCCGGAGGCGTCGGAGCTGGCGGCGCTGCGGGCGGCGTTGGAGGATGCCGGGACGCGGTTGGTGGGGTTGAACTTCTACGCGGGGCGGTTGCCGGGTCCGGACCGGGGGGCGTTGTCGATTCCGGGGGAGGAGTCGGAGCGGTTTCGTGCGAATGTGCCGGTGGCGGTGGAGTTCGCCCGTTCGCTGGGGTGCACGAGCTTCAACGCCCTGTACGGCAACCGCGTCGAGGGCGTCTCGAGCGAGGAGCAGGACCGGCTGG
The sequence above is a segment of the Streptomyces lydicus genome. Coding sequences within it:
- a CDS encoding TetR/AcrR family transcriptional regulator, which encodes MARRREQVLDAALEVLGSEGARRLTYQAVDTAAGVPSGTTSNYFRNRAALVDGLVDHLLTLEHHDWERVTAGAAPTDVGELADEVTRFLRYATGPARARTAARFTLRLESTARPELRAALARGREAATDRGTEWLRHLGSATPRRHCEILLDHLDGAAFRQLTFPADDFDPRPGIHGLLNGLLG
- a CDS encoding 8-oxoguanine deaminase: MAPSAAQRIVIENCAIATVDADDTEYATGHVVVAGNIIESIGAGKAPEGLENVVRRVDGTGHLVTPGLVNTHHHFYQWITRGLATDHNLFNWLVALYPTWARIDAPMLAAATQGSLGMMVKGGVTTASDHHYVFPQGSGDLVAAELAAAAEIGARITLARGSMDRSEKDGGLPPDFAVETTEGALLATEEAVDKHHDASFGSMVHISVAPCSPFSVSTELLREGAVLARRKGVRMHTHGSETVEEEKFCHELFGMGPTDYFESTGWLGDDVWMAHCVHMNDSDIAAFARTGTGVAHCPSSNARLAAGIARVPDMLAAGVPVGLGVDGTASNESGELHTELRNALLINRLGPHKEAALNARKALRLGTYGGAQVLGRTAEIGSLEAGKLADLVLWKLDGLGHSSIADPVTALVFGAAAPITLSLVGGKPVVEDNHLTNVDEDAIARTARAEAQRLARIAAEG
- a CDS encoding chitosanase, with the translated sequence MRTRSIGSTLPRTATRVALGLALLAVPATAVATTAGPAGHPAPATAHAAPHAVRAATGLDDPAKKEIAMQLVSSAENSSLNWKAQYKYIEDIGDGRGYTGGIIGFCSGTHDMLELVELYTQRKPGNVLAKYLPALRKVDGSDSHEGLDPNYTKDWKKAAQDPAFQQAQNDERDRVYFNPAVKQGKADGIGVLGQFAYYDAIVMHGDGNDPTSFSGIRKRALAKAKPPAQGGDEKTWLNAFLDARVWAMKQEEAHSDTSRVDTAQRVFLQKGNLDLHTPLDWKVYGDSYHIG
- the aceB gene encoding malate synthase A, which produces MSAPAPSPLAIVEVDPAHTPERQDEVLTDAALAFVAELHRRFTPRRDELLARRAERRAEIARTSTLDFLPETAAVRADDSWKVAEAPEALNDRRVEITGPTDRKMTINALNSGARVWLADFEDASAPTWENVVTGQLNLIDAYERRIDFTDPASGKSYALKPAEELATVVMRPRGWHLEERHLQFEGRPVPGALVDFGLYFFHNAKRLLSLGKGPYFYLPKTESHLEARLWNDIFVFAQDYVGIPQGTVRATVLIETITAAYEMEEILYELRDHASGLNAGRWDYLFSIVKNFRDGGAKFVLPDRNAVTMTAPFMRAYTELLVRTCHKRGAHAIGGMAAFIPNRRDPEANEKALAKVKNDKDREAGDGFDGSWVAHPDLVPVARASFDAVLGDKPNQKDRLREDVSVSAADLIAIDSLDAKPTYQGLIDAVQVGTRYIEAWLRGLGAVAIFGLMEDAATAEISRSQIWQWVDAGVVFENGEKATADLVRTIAADELAALRTELGEEAFTSGKWQQAHDLLLKVSLDPDYAEFLTLPAYELLG
- a CDS encoding nucleobase:cation symporter-2 family protein, with protein sequence MAAITGQKSEADRKHPVDETLPPFKMFTSGLQHVAAMYAGVVAPPMIVGPACGLSATETAFLMGASLFTAGIATLLQTLGFWKVGAKLPFVNGVSFAGVTPMVAIGKAQSPHNALPIIFGAVIVAGVLGFLLAPYFSKLVRFFPPVVTGTVITLIGVSLLPVAFNWSQGGNSRDPAYGSLTNIGMAALTFLIVLVLRRVLRGFLQQIAILLGLVAGTLIAIPVGITDFSALTKADILGFPTPFHFGAPQFDVAAIVSMCIVMLVCMTESTADMLALGKIVGRPADERTIEGGLRADTLGTAVSPLFNGFANSAFAQNIGLVAMTKVRSRFVVATSGVILVVLGLCPVAASVISLVPLPVLGGAGIVLFGSVAASGIQTLASAAMEKGDNALIVAAAVGIGLIPIAAPDFYHNLPKDLLVVLDSGISTGCLVAIVLNLAFNHFGSRTQEGAEALAPGGDPQIPLQPDRGAVDDTDETASAPAH
- a CDS encoding nucleobase:cation symporter-2 family protein, with amino-acid sequence MAQPSQVPHHPPPAVHPVDEKPAAKRLVPAALQHIAAMYAGVVTPPLIIGQAVGLDAAGRTRLIAAGLLIAGLATLLQTLGVRTFAGNRLPFVNAASSAGITPMLAIAETTAKGHQLPAIYGAVMVAGVFCLAVGPFFGRLLRFFPPLVTGVVITLIGVTLMPVPVGWAQGGDRRAADFGDMSNLALAAFTLVVILLIQRFTQGFVKQIALLIGLVVGTLAAIPFGMASFDGLRSAPVAALPTPFAFGPPEFQPAAILSLCIVMLVLMTESAAGMLALGEICDRPTTGTTLTRGLRTDGIATLLGPVFGGFPTSAFAQNVGVVSLTRVRSRYVVALAGATLLVLGAFPVLGAVVSLVPMPVLGGAGIVLFGSIAVSGIRTLSEAGLDDSSNIILVAVSLGAGIIPLAAPTFYADFPAWAQTVLGSGISAGALVAVLLNLFFHHLGTRSRSTVPALKSS